A DNA window from Corynebacterium ciconiae DSM 44920 contains the following coding sequences:
- a CDS encoding sensor histidine kinase — MAGLFRRVRSAGSQRDHDAEIRHLIDSRRTIVNAYEVERRRIERDLHDGAQQSFVAAAMALGEAELDPAVEANPQLKALLAQAHRTLDEGLEALRATVRGIHPHTLSDSGLVAAVEELLHSMPLRSSLTCPHPLPTLPEGVLACGYFFVSEALSNIGKYVPEARVDVLITVESNLRISVLDTGSGGARIVPGGGLHGIKERLAAFGGTMELNSPPGGPTQVVANVPLLLHRGESGIVLSAVESAASPTDVGEDR; from the coding sequence ATGGCAGGTTTGTTTCGCCGCGTTCGTAGCGCGGGCTCCCAGCGTGATCACGATGCGGAGATCCGTCATCTCATCGATTCGCGCCGCACGATTGTCAACGCCTACGAGGTGGAGCGCCGCCGCATCGAGCGGGATTTGCACGATGGCGCTCAGCAGTCCTTTGTGGCTGCGGCGATGGCACTCGGCGAGGCGGAGCTGGACCCGGCGGTGGAGGCCAACCCGCAGCTCAAAGCGTTGCTTGCGCAGGCACACCGCACTCTCGATGAGGGTTTAGAGGCGCTGCGGGCGACGGTGCGGGGGATCCATCCGCACACGCTCAGCGATTCTGGGTTGGTTGCCGCGGTGGAGGAGCTGCTGCATTCCATGCCGTTGCGCTCTTCTCTCACCTGCCCGCATCCGCTTCCCACCCTGCCGGAGGGGGTGTTGGCCTGTGGTTATTTCTTTGTCTCTGAAGCGCTGAGCAATATTGGCAAATATGTGCCCGAGGCGCGGGTGGATGTGTTGATCACGGTTGAGTCCAATCTGCGGATCTCGGTGCTGGACACCGGTTCCGGCGGGGCGCGCATTGTGCCAGGCGGCGGTCTGCACGGCATTAAGGAGCGGCTCGCCGCGTTCGGCGGCACGATGGAGCTGAACTCCCCGCCGGGCGGGCCCACCCAGGTTGTGGCTAATGTGCCCTTGTTGTTGCATCGCGGGGAAAGCGGCATTGTGCTCAGCGCCGTCGAATCCGCCGCCAGCCCCACAGACGTAGGAGAGGATCGCTAA
- the tpx gene encoding thiol peroxidase produces the protein MTLRTAFQGNPVTVSGELPEAGSRLGEFSLTNDSLETVTNSDYSGRRVVLNIFPSVDTGVCAASVRQFNELAAGLDNTVVVNVSRDLPFALARFCGAEGLENVEVASDFRRGFGDNLGLVQSDGPLAQLLARAVIVCDEDGTVLHSQLVDEITTEPDYEAALSALR, from the coding sequence ATGACTTTACGTACTGCTTTCCAAGGAAACCCGGTCACCGTCTCCGGCGAACTGCCCGAGGCAGGCTCGCGCTTGGGCGAGTTCTCGCTGACTAATGACTCGCTTGAGACTGTCACCAACTCCGATTACTCCGGTCGCCGAGTGGTGCTCAACATTTTCCCCTCTGTGGACACTGGCGTGTGTGCCGCATCGGTGCGCCAGTTCAATGAGCTCGCCGCCGGACTAGATAACACCGTGGTGGTCAACGTCTCCCGCGATCTGCCTTTCGCCTTGGCCCGCTTCTGCGGCGCCGAGGGCCTAGAGAACGTGGAGGTGGCTTCGGACTTCCGCCGCGGATTCGGCGATAATCTCGGCCTGGTGCAAAGCGATGGCCCGCTGGCTCAGCTGCTTGCCCGCGCCGTGATCGTCTGTGATGAAGATGGCACCGTCCTGCACTCCCAGCTGGTTGATGAGATCACCACCGAGCCGGACTACGAGGCCGCCCTTTCCGCACTGCGCTAA
- a CDS encoding response regulator transcription factor: MNIILADDSGLLRESLAAMLERQGFTVLAQCSSAEEIMPLIDAHSSAVDLLVTDVRMPPSMSDDGLHAAVNVRHHYPSVGIVVCSQYVAPAYARTVLEMAGGVAGTGYVLKDSVGHVADFIRTLRTVAAGGMVIDPQVAQAMVRSQQGMNDLTARESEVLALMAQGLSNPDIAERLVVSGAAVAKHIASIFQKLGLSPGEDNRRVKAVLRYLSDVGA, from the coding sequence ATGAACATCATTTTGGCCGATGATTCGGGCCTGCTTCGCGAGTCTTTAGCGGCCATGCTGGAACGACAGGGCTTCACGGTGCTCGCGCAATGTTCCTCGGCCGAGGAGATCATGCCGCTTATCGACGCCCACTCCTCGGCCGTCGACCTCCTAGTCACAGATGTCCGCATGCCACCATCGATGAGCGATGACGGCCTGCACGCAGCCGTGAATGTACGGCACCACTACCCTTCGGTGGGCATCGTGGTGTGCTCGCAGTATGTTGCGCCGGCTTATGCTCGCACCGTGTTGGAGATGGCAGGGGGTGTGGCCGGTACCGGCTATGTGCTCAAAGACTCGGTGGGGCATGTGGCCGATTTCATCCGCACTCTGCGCACGGTGGCCGCCGGCGGCATGGTGATTGATCCGCAGGTAGCCCAAGCCATGGTGCGTTCTCAGCAGGGAATGAACGATCTCACCGCGCGGGAGAGCGAGGTGCTTGCTCTCATGGCGCAGGGGCTTTCTAACCCCGACATCGCCGAGCGCCTTGTGGTCTCGGGTGCTGCGGTAGCCAAGCACATCGCCTCGATCTTTCAGAAGCTGGGCCTTTCTCCGGGGGAGGACAATCGACGAGTCAAAGCGGTGCTGCGTTATCTCTCGGACGTCGGCGCATGA
- a CDS encoding sodium/glutamate symporter, which yields MTPNSVGFALVVLMVVLFVGKIVRMRVKWTQNLFLPSSIIAGTLALLLGPEVLGTIAGWFGENSTTEYLQSGGLFGEQMLSVWKTLPGLLISVVFATLFLGQKLPKPKEVYHLAGPQLSVGVAFASGQYVVGMLLAVAVLAPLFGMSPMAGALIEIGFEGGHGTAAGMIDVFHEVGFPEGGDLAVAVATVGLVGGIVIGVGVINWAIRTGRTQIVTEVKDRSLEEQRGLFRRDEQYTAAVMTSRPSSIEPLSLHAAFIGLSILIGICILEFLQWVEKMLWADQVELLRYVPLFPIAMIGGIIVQILLNKTGYDYLVDSNMMLRLQGLALDMLIVAALATISLQAIANNFWPFVLLCLGGIIINVFILLWLVPRTIPSYWLERGIGDFGQSMGVTATGLILMRIADPEGESPAFEAFGYKQLVFEPFFGGGVITALAVPIIYQFGPGWILGPMLALFIAALAWSLLYWAKKNKDPHAEKVVQRKQDSGAEPEPV from the coding sequence ATGACACCCAATTCCGTTGGTTTTGCACTCGTGGTTCTCATGGTTGTGCTCTTCGTGGGCAAGATCGTGCGCATGCGTGTGAAATGGACACAAAACCTGTTTTTGCCCAGTTCCATCATCGCCGGTACCCTCGCCCTGCTGCTCGGGCCTGAGGTGCTCGGCACCATCGCGGGCTGGTTCGGAGAGAACTCCACCACCGAGTATCTCCAAAGTGGTGGCCTCTTCGGCGAGCAGATGCTCAGCGTATGGAAAACCCTGCCCGGCCTGTTGATCTCGGTGGTGTTCGCCACCCTGTTCTTAGGCCAGAAGCTACCCAAGCCCAAAGAGGTGTATCACCTCGCCGGCCCGCAGCTGTCGGTGGGCGTGGCCTTCGCCTCCGGCCAGTACGTGGTGGGCATGCTGCTCGCCGTGGCAGTGCTGGCGCCACTGTTTGGTATGTCGCCCATGGCGGGTGCCCTGATCGAGATCGGATTCGAGGGTGGGCACGGTACCGCTGCCGGCATGATTGATGTGTTCCACGAGGTGGGCTTCCCCGAGGGCGGCGATCTCGCCGTGGCTGTGGCCACCGTGGGCCTCGTGGGCGGCATCGTGATCGGTGTGGGCGTGATCAACTGGGCCATTCGCACCGGCCGCACCCAGATCGTCACCGAGGTCAAAGACCGCTCCCTCGAGGAGCAGCGTGGCCTGTTCCGGCGCGATGAGCAGTACACCGCTGCGGTGATGACATCGCGCCCCTCCTCTATCGAGCCGCTATCTCTGCACGCCGCGTTTATCGGCCTGTCCATCCTCATCGGTATCTGCATTCTCGAGTTTCTGCAGTGGGTCGAGAAGATGCTGTGGGCCGATCAGGTGGAGCTGCTGCGCTATGTGCCGCTGTTTCCGATCGCCATGATCGGCGGAATTATCGTCCAGATTCTGCTGAACAAAACCGGCTATGACTACTTGGTGGATTCCAACATGATGCTGCGACTGCAGGGCCTAGCCCTCGACATGCTCATCGTGGCCGCACTCGCCACCATCTCGCTGCAGGCGATCGCCAATAACTTCTGGCCCTTCGTACTGCTGTGCCTGGGCGGCATCATCATCAACGTGTTCATACTGCTGTGGCTCGTGCCGCGGACCATCCCCTCCTACTGGCTCGAGCGCGGCATCGGCGACTTCGGCCAGTCCATGGGTGTCACGGCCACCGGCCTGATCCTCATGCGCATCGCCGATCCCGAGGGCGAAAGCCCCGCCTTCGAGGCCTTCGGCTACAAGCAGTTGGTATTCGAGCCCTTCTTCGGCGGCGGTGTGATCACCGCCCTCGCCGTGCCGATCATCTACCAGTTCGGCCCCGGCTGGATCTTGGGCCCCATGCTCGCTCTATTCATCGCTGCCTTGGCGTGGAGCCTGCTCTACTGGGCGAAGAAGAATAAAGATCCGCACGCCGAGAAGGTAGTGCAGCGCAAGCAGGACTCCGGCGCGGAGCCCGAGCCCGTCTAG
- a CDS encoding Sir2 family NAD-dependent protein deacetylase, with translation MSESIARTHASAVRSIRRVVNETTTPTEPAEAVARIAELFATGRAAVLTGAGVSTASGIPDYRGPQGSLARSRPMTYQEFRYDRAALHRYWARAYVGWRHLAKARPNSVHYQLVEMEDAGLITGVITQNVDGLHRAAGSSRLVELHGDLSRIECLSCKAVLPRSLIDARLHSANPTYLEKAEARRGAVNPDGDVSLDDDIVERFQLVGCPHCGSQLLKPHVVYFGEPVAAECKAAARAIVDEADFLLVAGSSLAVMSGYRFAIEAQRAGKPVVVINGGPGRADDRAEVLWRSDVQHAFAMLIDATGLA, from the coding sequence ATGTCCGAATCAATCGCTCGCACGCATGCCTCCGCGGTGCGCTCGATTCGGCGCGTGGTCAACGAAACCACCACCCCGACCGAGCCTGCAGAAGCCGTGGCGCGCATTGCCGAACTTTTCGCCACTGGGCGCGCCGCGGTACTCACCGGCGCGGGGGTGTCCACGGCCTCAGGTATCCCGGATTATCGCGGCCCGCAGGGCTCGCTGGCGCGCTCGCGCCCAATGACATATCAAGAGTTTCGCTACGATCGCGCCGCCCTGCATCGCTACTGGGCCCGGGCATATGTGGGGTGGCGGCACTTGGCCAAGGCGCGGCCGAACTCGGTGCACTACCAGCTCGTGGAAATGGAAGATGCAGGGCTGATCACTGGGGTGATTACCCAAAATGTGGACGGGCTTCACCGCGCGGCCGGCAGCAGCAGACTCGTGGAGCTACACGGCGATCTCTCCCGTATCGAATGTTTGAGCTGCAAGGCTGTGTTGCCACGCTCGCTTATCGACGCCCGCCTGCACTCCGCCAACCCCACCTACCTAGAGAAAGCCGAGGCTAGGCGCGGCGCGGTGAATCCCGATGGAGACGTATCCCTCGACGATGACATCGTAGAGCGCTTTCAGCTGGTGGGGTGCCCTCACTGCGGTTCGCAGCTACTCAAACCACACGTGGTGTACTTCGGCGAGCCTGTGGCCGCCGAATGCAAAGCGGCGGCACGAGCAATCGTGGACGAGGCAGACTTTCTGCTCGTGGCGGGCTCGTCACTGGCGGTGATGAGCGGCTACCGCTTCGCTATCGAGGCTCAGCGCGCCGGGAAGCCAGTGGTGGTGATCAATGGCGGTCCGGGGCGAGCCGATGATCGCGCCGAGGTGCTGTGGCGCAGCGATGTGCAGCACGCCTTCGCGATGCTCATTGACGCCACCGGGCTGGCCTGA
- a CDS encoding ABC transporter ATP-binding protein produces the protein MTTQSLLSAQNLSKSFGTENVLHDVSLEIGAGQAVAVMGPSGSGKSTLLNCLAGVLVPDSGAVIYNGRDITTINDTQRSRIRLHDFGFVFQDGQLIPELSNRENVAMPLQLRGQSRRAAHARADELLEMLGMAGHGAKLPGDVSGGQAQRVAVARAIAGEPKIIFADEPTGALDQATGHEVMQLLTALVQRSGATLVIVTHDSNVAQWCDRLIEIRDGRVHADRAIDGSRTRTATAAATSQAAGRAWEEGQR, from the coding sequence ATGACAACGCAATCACTACTCAGCGCGCAGAACCTCTCCAAGAGCTTTGGCACAGAAAATGTCCTCCATGATGTCTCCCTTGAGATCGGCGCCGGACAGGCAGTGGCCGTGATGGGCCCTTCCGGTTCCGGTAAGTCCACCCTGCTCAACTGCCTTGCAGGAGTGTTGGTGCCCGACAGTGGCGCGGTGATCTACAACGGGCGCGATATCACCACCATCAATGACACCCAGCGCTCCCGCATTCGCCTGCACGATTTCGGTTTTGTGTTCCAAGACGGCCAACTCATTCCCGAGTTGAGCAACCGTGAAAACGTGGCCATGCCCTTGCAACTGCGTGGCCAGTCGCGCCGGGCGGCGCACGCTCGCGCCGATGAGCTGCTGGAGATGCTCGGCATGGCTGGGCACGGCGCCAAGCTACCCGGTGATGTTTCCGGCGGCCAAGCCCAGCGAGTGGCGGTGGCACGGGCTATCGCCGGTGAGCCGAAGATCATCTTCGCCGACGAGCCCACCGGCGCACTTGACCAAGCCACCGGCCATGAGGTGATGCAGCTGCTCACTGCCCTAGTGCAGCGCAGCGGCGCCACGCTGGTGATCGTGACCCACGACAGCAATGTGGCCCAGTGGTGCGACCGGCTGATCGAGATCCGCGATGGGCGAGTGCACGCCGATCGGGCCATCGACGGCTCCCGCACCCGCACCGCCACCGCGGCCGCGACCAGCCAGGCAGCTGGACGCGCTTGGGAGGAGGGGCAGCGATGA
- a CDS encoding anaerobic C4-dicarboxylate transporter, with the protein MLSGLLDPTSTLAIVLQVAIILFCLLLGTRYGGIGLGLISGLGLMVLVFLFGLAPGEPPVSVMLTIIAVIGCASTLQQSKGLDVMMQFAERLLRTKPHLITILAPLTTWTLTVLCGTGHVVYTMFPIIEDIAVKKNIRPERPMAAASTAAQMGITASPVSVATVSLASILAENAGVIDQAFSIPQILSVALPASLSGVLLAALWSTRRGKDLDDDPEFQQRLQDPEFAETMRSSNTSLLSQTFDKSAYRAVAVFFSAIAVVVLLGAVEGLRPSFPTEDGVMKPLSMNLVIQMVMLVAGAIILLWCEVDKAKIANTTVFKAGMTAVFSVFGVAWMADTFFSTHIDALKDGLGDVVASAPWTYALVLLIVSKLVNSQAAALVAIAPLGLSLGVDPVLIVGFYGAAYGYWILPTYPSDLACIGFDRTGTTRIGKFVINHSFLIPGAISVATSCVVGSLLAQLILG; encoded by the coding sequence ATGCTTTCTGGGCTCCTCGACCCCACGTCCACTCTTGCGATCGTGCTGCAAGTCGCGATCATTCTCTTCTGTCTTCTTCTCGGCACCCGCTACGGCGGAATCGGGCTCGGCCTGATCTCTGGCCTCGGGTTGATGGTGCTGGTCTTCCTCTTTGGGCTGGCACCCGGCGAGCCACCAGTATCGGTAATGCTCACGATCATTGCGGTGATCGGCTGTGCATCCACCTTGCAGCAATCCAAGGGCTTGGATGTGATGATGCAGTTCGCAGAAAGGCTGCTGCGCACTAAACCGCACCTGATTACCATTCTTGCGCCGCTGACCACGTGGACGCTCACGGTACTCTGCGGCACCGGACACGTTGTGTACACGATGTTTCCCATCATCGAAGACATCGCGGTGAAGAAGAATATTCGCCCTGAGCGGCCTATGGCTGCAGCGTCTACTGCGGCGCAGATGGGCATCACCGCCTCGCCGGTGTCTGTGGCCACAGTGTCGCTTGCTTCTATCTTGGCTGAGAATGCCGGAGTGATCGATCAGGCGTTTTCCATCCCACAGATCCTCTCTGTGGCGCTGCCGGCTTCCCTGAGTGGTGTGCTTCTGGCCGCTTTGTGGTCTACCCGTCGCGGCAAGGATCTCGATGATGATCCTGAATTCCAGCAGCGACTCCAGGATCCCGAGTTCGCCGAGACCATGCGTAGCAGCAACACCTCGCTGCTTTCGCAGACCTTCGACAAAAGCGCCTATCGTGCGGTGGCGGTGTTCTTCTCCGCGATTGCCGTCGTTGTGCTGTTGGGGGCTGTGGAAGGGCTCAGGCCCAGTTTCCCCACCGAGGATGGGGTGATGAAGCCGCTGTCGATGAATCTGGTGATTCAGATGGTGATGTTGGTTGCCGGCGCCATCATTCTGCTCTGGTGCGAGGTGGATAAGGCAAAGATCGCTAATACCACCGTGTTCAAAGCAGGTATGACGGCGGTATTCTCCGTCTTCGGTGTGGCCTGGATGGCAGATACCTTCTTCAGCACACACATCGATGCCTTAAAAGACGGCCTCGGTGATGTAGTGGCCTCAGCGCCGTGGACCTACGCCTTGGTGCTGCTTATCGTGTCCAAGCTGGTTAACTCTCAAGCCGCGGCGCTGGTCGCTATCGCGCCCTTGGGTTTGAGCCTCGGGGTGGATCCGGTGCTTATTGTCGGCTTCTACGGGGCGGCCTACGGCTACTGGATCCTGCCCACCTACCCCTCGGACCTGGCGTGCATCGGTTTTGATCGCACCGGCACCACTCGCATTGGGAAGTTCGTGATCAACCACTCCTTCCTCATCCCGGGTGCCATCAGCGTGGCCACCTCTTGTGTGGTGGGATCGCTGCTTGCCCAGCTGATTCTCGGCTAG
- a CDS encoding nitronate monooxygenase: MSELLRTREITLIAAPMAGGPSTAELAAALWNAGQFGFLAAGRASADALRQNMRAAAQLPGGMNVGVNLFAPHPRPRYFQQHPEHDVAAELSDRWKPEVDYSFEWDEKFAAVLEAQPLVVNSMFGCFSAEEVRQAHERGIEAWVSVTSPDEARVAEQVGADAVIVQAASAGGHRGSWDQDEKPNTLALPELIAAVAAECTLPLIAAGGLTTPAAVADALSLEQVVAVSCGTAFLLADEAGTSESNRAILREGQLETAATRAFTGRVARGVITGVDEHANASMPPVFPHISPAPERKKEERAWAYCLAGEGVNHCREASAAEIVRHLLSK; the protein is encoded by the coding sequence ATGAGTGAGCTGCTACGCACCCGAGAGATCACCCTGATTGCCGCGCCCATGGCGGGCGGGCCCTCCACTGCTGAGCTGGCGGCCGCGTTGTGGAATGCTGGGCAGTTCGGTTTCCTCGCCGCGGGGCGGGCCAGCGCCGATGCGCTGCGGCAGAATATGCGTGCCGCCGCCCAGCTGCCCGGCGGGATGAACGTGGGCGTCAACCTCTTCGCCCCGCATCCACGGCCGCGCTACTTTCAGCAGCACCCAGAGCACGACGTGGCCGCCGAGCTGAGTGACCGCTGGAAACCCGAGGTGGATTACAGCTTTGAGTGGGATGAGAAATTCGCTGCTGTGCTCGAGGCGCAGCCACTGGTGGTCAATTCCATGTTCGGCTGCTTCTCCGCAGAGGAGGTGCGTCAGGCCCACGAGCGGGGGATCGAAGCATGGGTGAGCGTCACAAGCCCCGATGAGGCCCGCGTAGCAGAGCAGGTGGGGGCGGACGCGGTGATCGTGCAGGCAGCTAGCGCTGGCGGGCATCGCGGTAGTTGGGATCAGGATGAGAAACCCAACACGTTGGCGCTGCCAGAGCTTATCGCCGCGGTGGCCGCCGAATGCACGCTGCCGCTCATCGCGGCTGGCGGGCTAACTACCCCAGCGGCTGTGGCTGATGCTCTGAGCCTAGAGCAGGTGGTCGCAGTCTCGTGCGGAACCGCTTTTCTGTTGGCAGATGAGGCTGGGACGAGTGAGAGTAATCGCGCCATTCTGCGCGAAGGCCAGCTAGAAACCGCCGCCACCCGCGCGTTTACTGGGCGGGTTGCTCGTGGTGTCATCACAGGGGTGGATGAGCACGCGAACGCTAGCATGCCGCCGGTGTTTCCCCATATCAGCCCGGCCCCTGAGAGAAAGAAGGAGGAGCGGGCGTGGGCTTATTGTCTCGCAGGCGAGGGCGTGAATCACTGCCGGGAGGCTTCGGCCGCAGAAATCGTGCGGCATCTGCTCAGTAAGTGA
- the pth gene encoding aminoacyl-tRNA hydrolase produces the protein MHGFDNLTDSLRSFFARLGSKTPIPTTTLPERIDYLILGLGNPGGRYDATRHNVGYMAVDDILATRGDILTPVHGAPLSIAVTDHDGRCIVVARSQTYMNNSGEAIEAIRQHLELDASQVLVIHDELDLPAGAVKIKRGGNENGHNGLKSLSAALGTRDYVRVRIGIGRPPKNESIPIPTWVLSPIDSSPEMEEAIARAAEGAWLAAADSVSAAQNRINRR, from the coding sequence GTGCACGGATTTGATAACCTCACCGATTCCCTCCGCTCCTTCTTCGCCCGCCTCGGCTCGAAGACTCCAATCCCCACCACCACGTTGCCCGAGCGCATCGATTACCTGATTCTTGGGTTGGGTAACCCCGGTGGACGCTACGACGCCACTCGCCACAATGTGGGCTACATGGCGGTCGACGATATCTTGGCCACCCGCGGGGACATCCTCACCCCGGTCCACGGTGCGCCCCTGAGCATCGCGGTGACCGACCACGATGGCCGCTGCATCGTGGTGGCGCGTTCGCAGACCTATATGAATAACTCCGGCGAGGCGATCGAGGCGATCCGCCAGCACCTCGAACTGGACGCCTCACAGGTGCTCGTGATCCACGATGAGCTCGACCTTCCCGCCGGTGCGGTGAAGATCAAACGCGGCGGAAACGAAAACGGCCACAACGGGCTGAAATCACTCAGCGCCGCACTAGGCACCCGAGACTATGTGCGGGTACGCATCGGGATTGGACGGCCACCGAAGAATGAATCAATTCCCATCCCGACATGGGTGTTAAGCCCCATTGACTCCTCCCCAGAAATGGAAGAGGCTATCGCCCGGGCCGCCGAGGGCGCGTGGCTGGCGGCCGCAGACTCTGTCAGCGCCGCGCAGAACAGGATCAACCGGCGCTAG
- a CDS encoding glyceraldehyde-3-phosphate dehydrogenase: MTDAHTPNPSDWSKRIELAEQMIPLIGRLHREKNVVTSIFGRLLVNPSDIEIIKMHRYARRVMERELPLEDTLPVFQTLLELDLGTASIDVARLAVGYKKQGGDLRAYLEEQLADVIGTKDTEVQRDVVLYGFGRIGRLLARILVARETQGRGTRLRAVVVRKKCADDIVKRASLLRRDSIHGAFDGSITIDEDKDIIWANGTPIQMIYANSPEEVDYTAYGIQDAIVVDNTGVWRDRAGLSQHLKSKGASKVLLTAPGKGDIKNIVYGINHTDIEDSDEVLSAASCTTNAITPVLKAIDHRYGVEFGHVETVHSFTNDQNLIDNFHKGERRGRAATLNMVLTSTGAAKAVAKALPEFEGKLTGNAIRVPTPDVSMAVLNLTVKQDVDADEVNNYLRTVSLKSTLRQQINYIKSPEVVSNDFIGSTHAGIVDGLATIATGNHLVLYVWYDNEFGYSNQVIRIVEEIAGTRPRVYPPRRELSELD; the protein is encoded by the coding sequence ATGACCGACGCCCACACCCCCAACCCCAGCGACTGGAGCAAGCGCATCGAGCTCGCCGAGCAGATGATCCCGCTGATCGGCCGCCTGCACCGCGAGAAGAACGTGGTTACCTCGATCTTCGGTCGTTTGCTGGTGAATCCGTCGGACATCGAGATCATCAAGATGCACCGCTATGCGCGCCGCGTCATGGAGCGCGAGCTTCCCTTGGAAGACACCCTGCCTGTCTTCCAAACCCTGCTTGAGCTAGATCTGGGCACCGCCTCTATCGATGTGGCGCGCCTTGCAGTGGGCTACAAGAAGCAGGGCGGCGATCTGCGCGCCTACCTGGAGGAGCAGCTGGCCGATGTGATCGGCACCAAGGACACTGAGGTGCAGCGCGATGTGGTGCTCTACGGCTTCGGCCGTATTGGGCGTCTGCTCGCCCGGATCCTCGTGGCCCGCGAAACGCAGGGTCGCGGTACCCGCCTGCGGGCAGTGGTAGTGCGCAAGAAGTGCGCGGATGACATAGTCAAGCGGGCCTCTTTGCTGCGCCGCGATTCCATCCACGGTGCCTTCGACGGTTCCATCACCATCGACGAGGACAAGGACATCATCTGGGCCAATGGCACCCCCATCCAGATGATCTACGCCAACAGCCCCGAAGAGGTGGACTACACCGCCTACGGCATTCAGGATGCCATCGTGGTGGATAACACCGGTGTGTGGCGCGACCGCGCTGGATTGTCTCAGCACCTGAAGTCCAAGGGTGCGTCTAAGGTGCTACTCACCGCCCCGGGCAAGGGTGACATCAAAAATATCGTCTACGGCATCAACCACACCGACATCGAGGATTCGGATGAGGTGCTCTCCGCCGCATCCTGCACCACCAACGCCATCACCCCGGTGCTCAAGGCCATCGACCACCGCTATGGGGTGGAGTTTGGCCATGTGGAGACAGTGCATTCCTTTACGAACGATCAGAACCTGATCGATAACTTCCACAAGGGCGAGCGCCGCGGCCGTGCCGCCACCTTGAACATGGTGCTTACCTCCACCGGCGCGGCGAAGGCCGTGGCCAAGGCCCTGCCTGAGTTCGAGGGCAAGCTCACTGGCAACGCGATCCGCGTGCCCACCCCGGATGTGTCCATGGCGGTGCTGAACCTGACGGTGAAGCAGGACGTAGACGCCGATGAGGTGAATAACTACCTGCGCACCGTCTCGTTGAAGTCCACGCTGCGCCAGCAGATCAACTACATCAAGTCGCCCGAGGTGGTGTCGAATGACTTCATCGGCTCCACCCACGCCGGCATCGTCGATGGTTTGGCCACCATCGCCACCGGTAACCACTTGGTGCTGTACGTGTGGTACGACAACGAGTTCGGCTACTCCAACCAGGTGATTCGCATCGTGGAGGAGATCGCCGGCACCCGGCCGCGGGTGTATCCTCCGCGCCGCGAGCTCTCCGAGCTCGACTAG